In Nocardia sp. NBC_01327, the genomic stretch GAATCGCCTCGGCATCGGTGATGAGGTCGCGAACGCCGGCGACTGTCACGGCGGTGTCGAAACCCTGCTCGTATTGGGTTGCGCCCAAGACGATTCCGTCCGCGCGCGGGACCAGGTAGATGGGGCGGCCGTGCACGCGCGCCCGGATCACGCCCTGCGGCGGGACCGGTGCGCTGGGGCGGCGGCGCAGGCGCAGGATCTCACCCTTCACCGGGCGCACCGGCAGGCCCGACCACAGGGCGGCCGCGGCGGCGCCCGCGGCGAGCACGATCCGATCGTGCGGGAGGTCTTCCAGGGAGGTCACCTGTTCGGCGCGGAATTCGACTCCGGCGGCGGTACAGGCCGCGCGCAGGGCGGTCACCAGGGCGCGGTTGTCCACGGCCGGTTCGGACGTCGCCAGCAGTCCGGCGCGGACCGTGCGGGCCAGGCCGGGTTCGGCCGCACGGACACCGGCCCGGTCCAGCAGTCGCAGTGCATGACCGCGCGCATTGACCCAGTCTGCGATGGTGCGCAGATCGGCCGCGTCGGCGGCATCGAGGGCGACGGTGAGGGTGCGCGTCGCGGTGAACAGGTCCGCACCCGTGCGGGCCCGCAGGCGCTCGGCGAAATCGGGCCAGCGCGCGAGCGAGGCGGCCCCGAATTCCAGGGCGCCGTCCTCACCCGGCCACCCCTCGGAGAGGGGGGCGAGCATGCCGCCCGCGACCCAGGAGGCGCCTGTCCCATTTGCCGGATCCAGCAGTGTGACCATCCAGCCCGATTCGGCGGCCCGCCAGGCCACTGAGAGCCCGATCACGCCTCCGCCGACCACGGCCAGAGTCCGCATCTGGTTCCACCTCACTACCCGGACATACCGGGAACTGCAATTTCATCTGTAAGTACATCTGACGTAAACGCCTGATCACGCGTAACCGACCGCGAGGCATTCCACATGCCCACGGTAGCGCGACTACGGTCTGAAACGTGCAGCCCTCCCACCCCGGCCGCCCTGCGGCACCGCGCGAACGTCTGGCCGACGCGCGCCTGTATTTGTGCACCGACGCTCGGCGGGAAAAGGGCGATTTGGCCGCCTTCGCCGATGCGGCCCTCGCGGGCGGTGTCGACATCATCCAGCTACGAGACAAGGGGTCGCCCGGGGAGCAGCAGTTCGGCTCGCTCGAGGCCAAGGCCGAACTCGGCGTCCTCGCCGAACTGAAGGCGGCCGCCCGCCGCCACGGGGCGCTCCTCGCCGTGAACGATCGCGCCGATATCGCCCTCGCCGCCGGCGCCGATGTGCTGCATCTGGGCCAGGGCGATCTACCGCCCTTCTACGCCCGCAGAATTCTCGGCCCGGATGTCGTGATCGGGCGCTCCACCCACAATCGCGCGCAAGCCGGGCTCGCGGGGGTCGACGAACATATCGACTACTTCGCCACCGGCCCGGTGTACGCCACTCCGACCAAGCCTGGACGCCAGCCCTCGGGGCTGGACCTCGTGCGCTCCACGGCCGAATCGCACACCACCCGACCGTGGTTCGCCATCGGCGGCATCGACGACACACGACTGCCCGAGGTGCTCGCCGCCGGTGCGACCCGAATCGTGGTGGTGCGCGCCATTACCGCCGCCGCCGACCCCGAGGCCGCCGCCCGCGCCCTGAAGCAACGCATTCTGGACAACCTCGACCGCTGAGAACCACCCGTCGTCCCAGCATGGCTTCGGCCGGGACCGTGGTGGATCAGCCGCTCCCTGTGGATTCCGGCCGGAGGCACGCCGGAATGACGGGCGAATTCAGCCGGCCGGCAATGGGTCCAGGCGGATCGGGACGCCGTTGAGGTTGGACATGCCCGCGAGGCGTTCGACATCGGCGATGTCGGACGACATCAGGTCGTTGACATTGGCGCCGCCCGCGGCGTTCGCGCGCTGCCAGCCGCCGCTGTGGCCCCAGCCGTGCGGGATGGCCACCGTGCCCTCGGTCATGTCCTCGGTGAGGCGGGCGGTCACTTCGATCGAACCGTGCGCGGAGCTGACCCGGCAGCGGACGCCCTCCGAGATACCGGCCACGGCAGCGTCTTTCGGGTTGATGCGGGCCGCGTGCGTGCGATCGCCGCGCATGAGCAGTTCGGAATTGTGCATCCAGGAGTTGTGGGATTTCAGCTCACGCATGCCGATGACGCGCAGCGGATAGGCCGGATCCACCTCCGGGGTTTCGAGGCCGCCGAGTTCGGCGAGAATCTCCCCCGGAGCCAGCTGCACCCGTTTGTCCTTGTGCTGCACCACTTCTCGCAGCACCCCGGTGGTGACGGCCTCGGCGAGCACCACGCCGTGCGGGTGGCGGCGCAGCATGCGGAGGCTCAGGCCACCGCGGCGCAGGCCGAACAGATCGCCGTACGGACCCGTGCGAATGGCGAGGTCGGCCAGCACCTTCGGGGTGGGCCGGGCATTGCGCCCGCCGGGCAGACCGCGCAGGCGGCTCAGCAGGCCACCGGCGAGCTTTGGTCCGAAAACGAAGGGCTGCACGCCGATTCGGGTGGCGATAGCGTCGATGATCTGCCATTCCTCGCGGGCCTCGCCGTACGGCTCCAGCACCCGCTCGGTGTACTGGGTGTACGGGGTGGGCGAGAGCGCCGTGAACGGCAGCGGAATATCGTCGCGCTCCAGGAAGGTGGTGGCGGGCAGGATGTAGTCCGCCATTCGATTGGTGTCGTTCATATAGAGGTCGATCGAGACGAACAGGTCGAGTTGCGCCAGCGCGGCGAATAATTCACGGCCGTTGGGGACCGAGGAGACCGGATTGCCGGCCGAGGTGAACAGTGCGCGCAACTGACCGGGGCCCGGGGTGGTGATCTCCTGAGCCATGACGGCCGCCGGGAAGGTGCCCAGCACATCCGGGAAATCGCCTATGCGGGAACGGTTCTTGCCGTAGCCGATGAGGCCGAGGCGGGCGTTGAGCTTGGAGACGGCCACCAGTTCTTTACCGAATACCGAGCCGCCGGGCACATCCAGATTGCCGGTCACCAGGGCCAGCGCATCGATGAGAAAGGCGACCAGGGTGGCATGGCGGCCCAGGCACGTGCCGGTGCGGCCGTAGACGGCGGCGCTGCCGGCGCGGGCCAGATCACGGGCCAGCGCGCGCACCCGGTCCGGTTCCAGGCCGGTCACGACGGCGGTCGCCTCCGGGCTGAATCGGCTGACGGCATCGCGCAATTCGCGCACGCCGGCGGCCTGGCGGCGCAGCGCCTGCGCATCGGCCAGGCCTTCGGTGAAAATGACCTGGAGCAGCGCGGCGAGCAGCCAGGCATCACTGTCCGGCCGCACACCGACGTGCTCGAACAGGCGCGCGGTCTCCGTCCGGCGCGGATCGACCACCACGACCCGGCCGCCGCGCTTGGTGATCGCGGTGAGCTTCTCCCGGATGCGCGGCATGCTCATCGCACTACCGTGTGAGACAACGGGATTCGCGCCGAGCATGAGCAGGAAATCGGTGCGCTCCAGATCCGGGACCGGCACCGAGGTGAGCGAGCCGTACAGCAGCTCACTGGCGACGAAGCGATTGTTGATGTCCTGCGAGCCCGCCGAATACATATGCCGCAGACCGGCGGCCAGCTGAAAACCGACCAGCCACAGCGTATGTGAATAGGAGAACGAGGACGGATTCCCGAAATACCAACCGAGACTTTCCCGTCCGTGCGCGCCGATGATCGCGCGCAGCCGGGCGCCGATATCGTCGAGCGCCTCCGCCCACGAGACGCGCTCGAAACCCTCGCCGTTTCGCCGCATCGGATACAGCACGCGATCCGGATCGTTCTGAATCTCGGTGAACGCGATGCCCTTCGGGCACGCATTGCCCAGCGATAGCGGATGCTCCTTATCGGCGCGCAGCCGCACCAGTTTCCCGTCCTCGACGGTGGCGATCAGCCCGCAGAGTGGTTCGCAGATCCGGCAGTACGTGGGAATCTCACGCTGGCTCACGCCTCAAGACAACACCTGGGCGAGCGTGAGGAACAACACATTTCCGGCCATATCGGCCGCCGCGGGGCTCGGTTCGGCCGCACCGATCCGCGCGGTGCGGGCATCGCCGTTGCCGCCGGAGCACAGCCACAGGAACTCCGCGTCCGACAGTTCCAGGGTGCGTGGCAATGCGGCCGCCACCGCCGCCGGATCGTCCAGCCCGTCCAGGCTCACCCGCGTCGGGGTGGCGCGCAGCAGCGGCCAGGCGGCGGCGAAACCGGGATGCAGCGGGCGCGCGTCCACCTCGTCCTCCGGCACCCACGCCAGTTCCGTGGATTCGAGATTGCCCCGGGTGCGCAATTGCGTGACCGCGTCGGCGATGACCGTGGTGTACGTCCAGCCGCTGTCCGCGACGGCGGTAACCCGCGAGGCCCGCACCCGGATGGACCCGGCGGTGATGCCCGCCTCCTCCTCGGCCTCGCGAACGGCGGCGTGCACGGTGGTCTCATGGCTGTCGCGCGCGCCGCCGGGCAGCGCCCAGGTGCCGCCCTGATGACTCCAGGCCGCGCGATGCTGCAGCAGCACCGCCGATCCCCCGTCCACGAGCGGTGCGCGCAGCAACAGTCCGGCAGCACCGAAGCGTCCCCACTGACGGGTGCCATCGGGACTCTCGGCCCAGCCGTCGCCGTCACCTCGCATACTTCGCAATCCCATCCTCGGACCGCGCCGCGATGACTGCCGGGTGTTCCCGCGTCACGGCACAGGTACGTCCACAATAAGCTCATTCGACAGCAACAAGTCGATCGTCCGGTTTCGGTCAGTGGGAGGTGAACATGGTTCGCAACGAGGAGCTGCGCCTCGACGAGCTGTCGCCGCGGGCTGCGGCCGCCGCCGTCCGGGAACGGTTCTCGTCGACCGATATGCGGACGTTCGCGCACTCCTCACCGGCGAAATTGATCGCGGTGGGGCTGGTGCTGCTGGGCATGTGCGTGGCGGCCGGGGTGGTCACCGCCACCGCGGTCAACCATCGCCAGCACGCGCTCGACGTGCTTTTGGATCAGTCCGAGCCGGACGCCTATTCGGCACAGCGGCTCTATACCTCGCTGTCGGTGGCGGACGCCTCGGCCGGCACCGCGTTCATCTCCGGCGGGCTGGAACCGAAACCGGTGCGGGACAGGTACAACCAGGCCATCGGCGAGGCGGCGGCGGAACTGGTGACGCAGTCCGATCGCAGCGGCGGGGATACCGATACCGATCTGCGCTCCGGGATAGCCACCGGATTGCCGGTGTACAGCGGACTGGTGGAGACGGCACGCACCGACAATCGCAACAGCCTGCCCGTCGGCGCCGCCTATCTGAGCGAGGCGTCCAATCTCATGCAGTCGACCATGCTGCCCATGGCGCAGGAACTGCAGGAGCACCGCTCGGCCGCCATCGCCGCGACCCAGCACCATCATGTGCAGCCGCCGTGGTCGGCGATCATCCTGCCGCTGCTGGCGGTCGCGGCGCTCGTCACGGCACAGCTGTTCCTGTTCCGGCGCTGGAATCGGGTGCTCAATCCGGGACTGCTGCTGGCCACCGCCATCATGGTGGCGTTACTGGGCTGGACGGTGCTGGCGGGCGTCATCTCCGCGGTGTCCACCACCCATTCCCGCGACGACGGCAGCGTTCCCACCGCGGCGCTCACCGAGAGCCGCATTCTCGCGCAGCAGGCCCGCGCCGCCGAAACCCTGAAGCTGGTGCGCCGCGATACCAGCGCCGAATACGACAACACCTTCGACCAGGCCACCACTAAACTGAGTGGCATTCTGGCCGGTTATTCGAAGGACGCACCTGGCGCGAGCGAGGTGAAAACCGCGAGCGACGCCCTGAGTCATTGGCGCGCCGCCCATCAGCGCATGAACGACGCACTTTCGCGCGGCGACTTCATCGGCGCGGGCGCGGTCGCCACCGGACCCGGCGCGAACGAGGCCACCGCCCAGGTCGACACCCTCGACCACGCACTCGGCGACGGCATCACCGACACCCGGAACACCCTGCGCACCAATGCCTCCCATGCCGCCCGCACCCTCGATCTGCTGGCGCCGGGTGCGCTGGTGCTGAGCACCGCGGCGGCCGTACTGGTGGCAGCCGGGCTGTGGCCGCGCCTGCGGGAGTACCGATGAGCCGGCGGCGCGCACCGTTCGACGGGCGCCGCGCGGCCCGGGCGACCTGGCGACCGGCGGTGGCCGCGCTGACCCTCTGCACGGTCGCACTGACCACGGCCTGTGCCGACAATGCCGCTCCCGCACCGCAATTGCCGCGGGTGCCCAGCTATGCCGAACCGCCGCTGCCCTCGGGGGCCACGGTCGCACCGGCCAATGCCGCCGCGCCACCGGCGCCGGTGAACTGCGGTGACCCGACCGCCAGTCTGCGGCCGACCGGCGCGCGGACCGGGCCCGATCTCGATGCCATCCGCAATCGGGGGCGGCTGCTCGTCGGGCTCGATCCGGGCAGCAATCTGTTCAGCTTCCGCGATCCGACCACCGGGGCGCTCGCCGGATTCGATGTGGACATCGCCAGGGAGGTGGCGCGGGATCTGCTCGGCAATCCCGATCTCGTCGAATTCCGCATTCTCGGTTCCGCCGAGCGGGAACGCGCGCTGCAGGAGCACACCGTCGATGTCGTGGTGAAGACCATGACCATCAATTGCGACCGGCGGCAACGGGTTACGTTCTCCACCTCCTATCTGCAGGCGCATCAGCGGGTGCTGACGGTGCGCGATTCCGGTATTACCGGACTCGCGGATCTGGCGGGCAAACGGGTGTGCGTGGTGCCCGGCACCACCTCCATCGATCTGGTCCGCAGTCAGCAGCCCGCCGCCTCCATCGTCACCGTGCCCAGCTGGGCCGACTGCCTGGTGGTGCTGCAGCAGCGGCAGGCCGACGCCATCAGCACCGATGACACCCTGCTCGCCGGACTGTCCGAACAGGATCCGCAGACCGAGGTGGTCGGCCCCGACCTCAGCACCGAGCAGTACGGCATCGGCATCTCCAAGGGCTCCGACGATCTGGTCCGCGCCGTCAATGCGACGCTGGAGCGCATTCGCGGTGACGGCACCTGGAACCGCAGCTATCAGCGCTGGCTCGCCAGCGAACTCGGCGATGCCGCGATCCCGCCGCCGCCCAGGTATCAGGACTGATATGAGCGACCCGAACGAGATCGGCGAGCCGACCCGGGCATCGCAGCGCACAGGGGACGAGGCGCCGCCGACCCAGGCCACCGAGCGCATCGAGCAGGCGCACCCGGGCACCCCGGCCACCGAAAACATGAACGGCGCGCCGACCCGCTCCACCGAGCGGTTCGGCGATGACGGTACAGGCACACCGGAACCGGAAGTAGTTGCGGCGGAGGGTGTTTCCCCGAGCTCCGGCCTCGGCGGGCACGAGGGAGAGGTCCGGACACCGACCCGGCCCTCGCAGCGCACGGCGCGGATGTCGCGGCAGCGGCCGGTGGTCCGGCGGCTCGGGGCCGGACTGGTGCCCATTCCGGCGGTCACGCCGGTGGATCCGGAACAGGCGGTGCTCGCCGATCCGGAGGTGTCGGAGGGACGCCGATTCTGCTGGCGCTGCGGCAAACCCGTGGGCCGGGCGACCGCGACGCATGCCGCGCACGCCGCGGGAACATGTGAAACCTGCGGTGCGCCTTATGATTTCCGCCCTTCACTGCATCAGGGTGATGTGGTGGCGGGCCAGTACGAGATCCAGGGCTGTATCGCACACGGCGGACTGGGCTGGATCTACCTCGCCATCGACCGCAATGTCAGCGACCGATGGGTGGTGCTCAAGGGCCTGTTGCACTCCGGTGATGCCGAGGCGCAGGCGGTGGCGGTCGCCGAACGGCAGTTCCTGGCCGAGGTGGCGCATCCCAGCATTGTGAAGATCCACAATTTCGTGGAGCATCCGGGGCCGGACGGCTCCCCCATCGGCTACATCGTCATGGAGTACGTGGGCGGGCACTCGCTGCGGGACATGCTCGATCAGCATGTGCGGCCCGAACGCATGCCGGTGGCCGAGGCCATCGCCTATGTGCTGGAAGTCCTTCCGGCACTGGAGTATCTGCACTCCGGCGGGCTGGCCTACAACGACCTCAAACCCGACAATGTCATGGTCACCTCCGAGCGGGTGGAACTGATCGACCTGGGTGCGGTGGCGCAGTTCGAGGCATACGGAAACCTGTACGGCACCAGGGGTTATCAGGCCCCGGAGGTCGGCCGGACCGGGCCGACCGTGGCCTCCGACATCTATACGGTGGGCCGGACGCTGGCCGTGCTCACGCTGAATCTGCCGATGGAGAAGGGCGCCTACGTCGACGGCATCCCGAACCCGACGGATCAGCCGGTCCTGGCCCGGCACGAGTTCTTCCATCGGCTGCTGCTGCGCGCCACCGATCCGGACCCGGACCGCCGATTCGGGTCGGCCCGGCTGCTCGGCAGTCAGCTCATGGGCGTGCTGCGGGAAATCCTCGCCGTCGAACTCGGCAATGAACATCCGCAGCTGTCCACACTGTTCAGCCCGCCCCGCACGAGTTTCGGGACCGGGGAGTTCGTCGCGCAGACCGACGGCATCATCGACGGCATCGCCCGCAGCACGCTGCTGCGCCCGCGCGATGTGGTGGCCGCGCTGCCGGTGCCGATCATCGATCCCGCCGACCCGTCCGCACCGCTGCTGGCCGGCGCGGCGCATCCCGAACCCCGGCACGCGCTGGACGAACTGCGGCACTCCCGCCAGCGCGCGGCGGCCGAACCCGCCGGTGCGCCGGACACTTTCGAGATGGAGGTGACGCTCGCCGAGGCCCGCGCGCATCTCGATCTGTTCGAGCCCGCCGCCGCCCGCCTGGTACTGGAGCGCCTCACCGGCACACCGGAGGCCGCGGATTGGCGCACCGACTGGTATCTCGGCATGACCGAACTGCTGGAACAGGATTTCGAGCGCGCCTTCGCGCACTTCGACTCGGTGCTGCAGGCCGTTCCGGGTGAGATCGCACCCAAGTTGGCCCTGGCCGCCACCGCCGAACTCACACTCCAGCACTGGGATTCACCCGATCCGGAGGAGTGGCGCGCCTACGCCGAGAACTACTACGCCACGGTCTGGCGCACCGACCGGGGTGTGGTGAGCGCCGCCTTCGGCCTGGCCCGGCAGCTCGCGGCCGCCGGTGACATCAGCGCGGCGGTGCACGCCCTCGACGAGGTGCCGCCCGCCTCCCGGCACTATGCCGAAGCGCGCATGACCGCCGTGCTCATGCTGTTGACCTCGGCTCCGGTCGGGAAACTCGACGAAGGCACCCTGTATGTGGCCGCCGCCCGGGTACAGGCGCTGCCCGCCGGTGAAAGCCGTGCGGCGCAGCTGCGCGTGCTGGTACTGGGCACCGCGCTGGGATGGCTCGAGGCCGGTCGCATTCCGAAGACGTCGGATGCGGAGATCTTCGGCGCACCGTTCACCGAACGAGAGCTGCGGCGCGGCATCGAGACCGGCCTGCGCGGCATCGCCCGCTCCGCACCCGGCCGCACGCACCGCTACGCGCTGGTGGATCTCGCCAATGCGGTGCGCGCCAAATCCTGGTTCTGACCGGGGACCGGAAGGTCCCCGTGCCGCGCTGCGGTGACCCTCGGGGCAGCCGAGGCGTCGGCGGTTCTGGCGAGGGAAGGTCAGTTCCTACCGCAGCTGTGCGTGTGCGACACGGGTTCCGGTGGCGCCGGAGGAACCGGATCCGAGTGCCACTCTGTCAGCGCGATCGTGAGGATTGTATGAAGCTCAGCCGACCAGGCGGGCGGCTGCGCGGGCGATGGCCAGCTCCTCGTTGGTGGGCACCACCAGCACCGCCACCTCGGCGCCCTCGGGCGAGATGTACCGGGCGGAGCGGTCTTTCGCGGTATTGCGTTCCGGATCGACCGTGATGCCGAAGCGCTCGAGATCGGCCAGGGCGGCCGCGCGCACCTTCGCATCGTTCTCCCCCACGCCCGCGGTGAAGGTGATGGCGTCCACGCGGCCGAGTTCCACCAGGTACGCGCCGATATAGCGGCGCAGGCGGTGGATGTAGACATCGAAGGCGAGTCGCGCTGCGGCATCACCGGTTTCGATGAGGCGGCCGAGTTCGCGGAAGTCGTTCACCCCCGAGAGGCCCTTGATGCCGGATTGCCGGTTGAGCAGGGCGTCCACATCGTCGACATCCATCTCGGCGGTGCGGATCAGGTGGAAGATGATGCCGGGATCGAGATCGCCCGAGCGGGTGCCCATGACCAGCCCCTCGAGCGGGGTCAGGCCCATCGTGGTGTCGACGGCTCGGCCACCGCGAATGGCGGAGGCCGACGCGCCGTTGCCGAGGTGCAGCACAATCTGATTGAGCTCGCCGCGATCGCGGCCGAGGAAGTCCGCGACCTGGCCCGAGACGTACTCGTGCGAGGTGCCGTGGAAGCCGTAGCGCCGCACACCGTGTGCGGCAGCGACTTTCGCATCGATGGCATAGGTCTTGGCGGCGGCGGGCAGGCCGTGGAAGAACGCGGTGTCGAACACCGCCACCTGCGGCACGTCCGGCAGCAGCTTGCGGGCGCTCTCGATGCCGACCACGTTTGCCGGATTGTGCAGCGGCGCAAGGGAAGAAAGATTGGATATCGCCTCCACCACCTCATCTGTGATGAGCGTCGGCTCGTAGAACACCTCACCGCCGTGCACCACCCGGTGCCCGACCGCGCGCAGGCCCTCATCGGCCAGATCGTGCCCGCTCTCGGCGAAGATGTCGAAGACCAGGCGCAGTCCGGCGGCGTGATCGCCCACTTCGCCGTCGTGCTCGAAAGTCTTTCCGTCACTCTGGTGTTCGATGGTGGGCGAGCCCGCGGCGACCGGTTCGCCGATGCGCTGCACCACGCCGGAGGCGACCACATTCGCCGATTCCGGGTCCAGCAGCTGGTATTTGATGGACGAGGATCCCGAATTGATCACCAGGACATTCACAGTGCCTCCTGCTGGGCCTGAATGGCGGTGATGGCAACGGTATTGACGATATCGGCGACCAGCGCGCCACGGGAGAGGTCATTGACCGGCTTGCGCAGACCCTGCAGCACCGGGCCGATGGCCACCGCGCCCGCGCTGCGCTGCACGGCCTTGTAGGTGTTGTTGCCGGTATTGAGGTCCGGGAAGATGAAGACCGTCGCCTGCCCGGCCACCGCCGAATCCGGCAGTTTGGTGCGCGCCACGGTCGGTTCGATGGCGGCGTCGTACTGAATCGGGCCCTCCACCAGCAACTCCGGCGCGCGCTCGTGCACCAGCTTGGTGGCGGTGCGCACCTTCTCCACATCGGCGCCGGAGCCGGATTCGCCGGTCGAGTACGACAGCATGGCCACCCGCGGTTCGATACCGAACTGGGCGGCGGTCTTCGCCGAGGAGATGGCGATATCGGCCAGCTGATCCGAGGTCGGATCCGGTACCACCGCGCAGTCGCCGTAGGCCAGCACCCGGTCCGCCAGGCACATGAGGAAGACGCTCGACACCGTGGAGACGCCCGGGGTGGTCTTGATGATCTCGAACGCCGGGCGAATGGTGTGCGCGGTGGTGTGCGCGGCGCCGGACACCATGCCGTCCGCGACGCCCATATGCACCATCATGGTGCCGAAATACGAGATATCGGCCAGGTATTCGCGGGCCCGGTCCACCGTCATGCCCTTGTGCGCGCGCAGCCGGGTGTACTCCTCGGCGAATTCGTCACGCAGCGGGCAGGTCAGCGGATCGAGCACCTCGGCGGCCTCGATGTCCACCCCGAGTTCGGCGGCGCGATTACGCACGGCGGTCTCGTCACCGAGGATGGTGAGATCGGCGATCTTGCGCTGCAGCACCCGGCCGGCGGCGCGCAGAATGCGATCGTCGTCGCCCTCAGGCAGCACGATGCGCTTGCGGTCGGCGCGGGCGCGCTCGATCAGCTGGTACTCGAACATCTGCGGGGTGGTGACATTCGGGATGGGAATCTCGATCTGCTCCAACAACTCCCGGGCATTCACCCGCTCCTCCATGAGCGCGAGCGCGGTGTCGACCTTGCGGATGCTGGACAGCGACACCCGGCCCCGGGTGCGGGCGGCGGCCTTGGCGGTGGCGAAGGTGCCCAGCGCGGTCGAGAGGATCGGCAGCTTCGGCTTCAAACCCGCCATAAGGCGTGCGATGGACGGCGCGGGCTGCATATCGCCGTTCATGATGATGCCCGCCAGCGACGGAAAACCCTCCGCCTCATGGGCATTCACCAGGGCCAGCAGGACGTCCGAACGATCGCCGGGCGTGATCACGGCGACGCCGTCGGTGAGCCGCTCCAGAATGTGCTCGATCGTCATACCGCCGATGATCA encodes the following:
- the pta gene encoding phosphate acetyltransferase, whose product is MTAAPVSSVYIASPEGDTGKSTVALGVLQALAATTPRVGVFRPITRSATERDYILELLLEHSTADDDYDQSIGVTYEQVHEDPDGAISEIVMRYHAMAKQCDAVLILGSDYTDVASPSELRFNARIAVNLGAPVLLVVRGAERTTAELMQLVELCRNELVAEHAKLVAVIANRCEPDQLEADTEALRQAAAVPTWTLPEVPLLQAPTMDELCHAIDGEMYSGDPELLQREALDVIIGGMTIEHILERLTDGVAVITPGDRSDVLLALVNAHEAEGFPSLAGIIMNGDMQPAPSIARLMAGLKPKLPILSTALGTFATAKAAARTRGRVSLSSIRKVDTALALMEERVNARELLEQIEIPIPNVTTPQMFEYQLIERARADRKRIVLPEGDDDRILRAAGRVLQRKIADLTILGDETAVRNRAAELGVDIEAAEVLDPLTCPLRDEFAEEYTRLRAHKGMTVDRAREYLADISYFGTMMVHMGVADGMVSGAAHTTAHTIRPAFEIIKTTPGVSTVSSVFLMCLADRVLAYGDCAVVPDPTSDQLADIAISSAKTAAQFGIEPRVAMLSYSTGESGSGADVEKVRTATKLVHERAPELLVEGPIQYDAAIEPTVARTKLPDSAVAGQATVFIFPDLNTGNNTYKAVQRSAGAVAIGPVLQGLRKPVNDLSRGALVADIVNTVAITAIQAQQEAL